One genomic region from Pyxicephalus adspersus chromosome 1, UCB_Pads_2.0, whole genome shotgun sequence encodes:
- the TRIM45 gene encoding E3 ubiquitin-protein ligase TRIM45, with the protein MVYVSSISMDCALLKHQGHELCPVVEVAVKHKEQLRGALIKVDPQLEDLEKTLHAVYRAEEDLRQTADLMREEVEVFTEGYIRAIQEHRQRLLQDIDEEVRRKEQALNLQRARVRQQLSDFHTAATFTRSLLHCGPDLHIVRAKVLALSRLKDLSIGHHSSAEKVEPVSIQFNPQEEAGQCQGYSVYGTVQRGGVDPERCEVKGQGLKLGSLGSVCRFTLICNTKLEGPQEQPRVNVLHKESGRALQPSIQDNNDGTFQISYTPTEAGQLSVSVCVRGRHIKGSPFNVTVRDFLRPHPGIYHCCTFCSSGGQKDARCGCGGTMPGGYQGCGHGHKGHPGHAHWSCCGSILEKSECSGVKDSAPRNLLRTVAL; encoded by the exons atggtatatgtcagttCCATATCCAT GGACTGCGCCCTCCTCAAGCACCAGGGACATGAGCTTTGCCCCGTGGTGGAGGTGGCGGTGAAGCACAAGGAGCAGCTGCGGGGGGCATTAATAAAGGTGGACCCACAGCTGGAGGACCTGGAGAAGACTCTGCATGCTGTGTACAGGGCGGAGGAGGACCTCCGGCAGACAGCGGATCTCATGCGGGAAGAGGTGGAGGTCTTCACCGAGGGGTATATAAGGGCCATCCAAGAGCACAGACAGCGCCTCCTGCAGGACATTGATGAAGAAGTCCGGCGGAAGGAGCAGGCCTTGAACCTTCAGAGAGCTCGGGTCCGTCAGCAGCTTTCTGACTTCCATACCGCCGCCACTTTCACCCGGAGCCTCCTGCACTGCGGGCCCGACCTCCATATTGTGCGCGCCAAAGTCCTGGCACTGAGCCGCCTCAAAGACCTCAGCATTGGGCACCACAGCTCAGCGGAAAAGGTGGAGCCCGTAAGCATTCAATTCAATCCACAGGAAGAGGCCGGGCAGTGCCAAGGGTACTCCGTGTACGGTACGGTGCAGAGGGGAGGGGTCGACCCCGAGAGGTGCGAGGTCAAAGGGCAag GGCTTAAGTTGGGGTCCTTGGGCTCGGTGTGCAGATTCACCCTCATCTGTAACACCAAACTGGAGGGGCCACAGGAACAGCCGAGAGTCAACGTACTACACAAAGAATCCGGCAG AGCTCTCCAGCCCTCCATTCAGGATAATAATGATGGGACCTTCCAGATCTCCTACACCCCCACCGAGGCGGGGCAATTATCAGTCAGTGTGTGCGTGAGGGGCCGCCACATCAAG GGGTCCCCCTTTAATGTGACAGTGAGGGACTTCCTGCGCCCCCACCCTGGCATCTACCATTGCTGTACATTCTGCTCCAGTGGGGGCCAGAAAGATGCCCGATGTGGATGTGGTGGCACAATGCCAG GGGGGTACCAAGGCTGCGGACACGGTCACAAAGGTCACCCCGGCCATGCCCATTGGTCATGTTGCGGTTCCATATTGGAGAAGTCCGAGTGCAGCGGTGTGAAGGATTCTGCCCCCAGGAATTTGCTCCGGACTGTCGCCCTATGA